The proteins below are encoded in one region of Homo sapiens chromosome 2, GRCh38.p14 Primary Assembly:
- the BCL2L11 gene encoding bcl-2-like protein 11 isoform X11 → MFPAAAAGAARARGAACGALGCPAERGGGLAGRRGLCAAPGTLNPSPGLCLLRCFRGDGQGAPGRRRARAGRRGAWSLARTLRSEGKARTKKDQMAKQPSDVSSECDREGRQLQPAERPPQLRPGAPTSLQTEPQDRSPAPMSCDKSTQTPSPPCQAFNHYLSAMDDSAGSSLRIALHREVQWPLKWLAKSS, encoded by the exons ATGTTCCCGGCGGCTGCGGCCGGGGCAGCGCGGGCCAGAGGCGCGGCGTGCGGAGCCCTCGGCTGCCCGGCGGAGCGCGGCGGCGGGCTGGCGGGAAGGCGCGGGCTTTGCGCTGCGCCGGGGACTCTGAACCCGAGTCCCGGGCTTTGTCTCCTGCGCTGCTTTCGTGGTGACGGTCAGGGGGCGCCCGGTCGGCGAAGGGCGCGGGCCGGACGCCGCGGGGCTTGGTCCCTGGCCCGGACGCTGCGCTCTGAAGGGAAGGCGCGGAC aaaaaaagaccaaatgGCAAAGCAACCTTCTGATGTAAGTTCTGAGTGTGACCGAGAAGGTAGACAATTGCAGCCTGCggagaggcctccccagctcagACCTGGGGCCCCTACCTCCCTACAGACAGAGCCACAAG ACAGGAGCCCAGCACCCATGAGTTGTGACAAATCAACACAAACCCCAAGTCCTCCTTGCCAGGCCTTCAACCACTATCTCAGTGCAATGG ATGACTCCGCTGGATCCTCCCTCAGAATTGCCCTTCATAGGGAAGTTCAGTGGCCACTCAAGTGGTTAGCAAAATCAAG CTAA
- the BCL2L11 gene encoding bcl-2-like protein 11 isoform X9 → MFPAAAAGAARARGAACGALGCPAERGGGLAGRRGLCAAPGTLNPSPGLCLLRCFRGDGQGAPGRRRARAGRRGAWSLARTLRSEGKARTKKDQMAKQPSDVSSECDREGRQLQPAERPPQLRPGAPTSLQTEPQDRSPAPMSCDKSTQTPSPPCQAFNHYLSAMVVILEDIGDLSLCFGFIFTGLDLYGHHHSQDTEQLNHKDFS, encoded by the exons ATGTTCCCGGCGGCTGCGGCCGGGGCAGCGCGGGCCAGAGGCGCGGCGTGCGGAGCCCTCGGCTGCCCGGCGGAGCGCGGCGGCGGGCTGGCGGGAAGGCGCGGGCTTTGCGCTGCGCCGGGGACTCTGAACCCGAGTCCCGGGCTTTGTCTCCTGCGCTGCTTTCGTGGTGACGGTCAGGGGGCGCCCGGTCGGCGAAGGGCGCGGGCCGGACGCCGCGGGGCTTGGTCCCTGGCCCGGACGCTGCGCTCTGAAGGGAAGGCGCGGAC aaaaaaagaccaaatgGCAAAGCAACCTTCTGATGTAAGTTCTGAGTGTGACCGAGAAGGTAGACAATTGCAGCCTGCggagaggcctccccagctcagACCTGGGGCCCCTACCTCCCTACAGACAGAGCCACAAG ACAGGAGCCCAGCACCCATGAGTTGTGACAAATCAACACAAACCCCAAGTCCTCCTTGCCAGGCCTTCAACCACTATCTCAGTGCAATGG tagtCATCCTAGAGGATATAGGTGATCTTTCACTGTGCTTTGGATTTATATTTACTGGCTTAGATTTGTATGGCCACCACcatagtcaagatacagaacaacTCAACCACAAGGATTTCTCATGA
- the BCL2L11 gene encoding bcl-2-like protein 11 isoform X12, translating to MFPAAAAGAARARGAACGALGCPAERGGGLAGRRGLCAAPGTLNPSPGLCLLRCFRGDGQGAPGRRRARAGRRGAWSLARTLRSEGKARTKKDQMAKQPSDVSSECDREGRQLQPAERPPQLRPGAPTSLQTEPQDRSPAPMSCDKSTQTPSPPCQAFNHYLSAMGIFE from the exons ATGTTCCCGGCGGCTGCGGCCGGGGCAGCGCGGGCCAGAGGCGCGGCGTGCGGAGCCCTCGGCTGCCCGGCGGAGCGCGGCGGCGGGCTGGCGGGAAGGCGCGGGCTTTGCGCTGCGCCGGGGACTCTGAACCCGAGTCCCGGGCTTTGTCTCCTGCGCTGCTTTCGTGGTGACGGTCAGGGGGCGCCCGGTCGGCGAAGGGCGCGGGCCGGACGCCGCGGGGCTTGGTCCCTGGCCCGGACGCTGCGCTCTGAAGGGAAGGCGCGGAC aaaaaaagaccaaatgGCAAAGCAACCTTCTGATGTAAGTTCTGAGTGTGACCGAGAAGGTAGACAATTGCAGCCTGCggagaggcctccccagctcagACCTGGGGCCCCTACCTCCCTACAGACAGAGCCACAAG ACAGGAGCCCAGCACCCATGAGTTGTGACAAATCAACACAAACCCCAAGTCCTCCTTGCCAGGCCTTCAACCACTATCTCAGTGCAATGG
- the BCL2L11 gene encoding bcl-2-like protein 11 isoform 18 (isoform 18 is encoded by transcript variant 18) gives MAKQPSDVSSECDREGRQLQPAERPPQLRPGAPTSLQTEPQDRSPAPMSCDKSTQTPSPPCQAFNHYLSAMDDSAGSSLRIALHREVQWPLKWLAKSS, from the exons atgGCAAAGCAACCTTCTGATGTAAGTTCTGAGTGTGACCGAGAAGGTAGACAATTGCAGCCTGCggagaggcctccccagctcagACCTGGGGCCCCTACCTCCCTACAGACAGAGCCACAAG ACAGGAGCCCAGCACCCATGAGTTGTGACAAATCAACACAAACCCCAAGTCCTCCTTGCCAGGCCTTCAACCACTATCTCAGTGCAATGG ATGACTCCGCTGGATCCTCCCTCAGAATTGCCCTTCATAGGGAAGTTCAGTGGCCACTCAAGTGGTTAGCAAAATCAAG CTAA
- the BCL2L11 gene encoding bcl-2-like protein 11 isoform 14 (isoform 14 is encoded by transcript variant 14), with product MAKQPSDVSSECDREGRQLQPAERPPQLRPGAPTSLQTEPQGNPEGNHGGEGDSCPHGSPQGPLAPPASPGPFATRSPLFIFMRRSSLLSRSSSGYFSFDTDRSPAPMSCDKSTQTPSPPCQAFNHYLSAMVREIEEVVV from the coding sequence atgGCAAAGCAACCTTCTGATGTAAGTTCTGAGTGTGACCGAGAAGGTAGACAATTGCAGCCTGCggagaggcctccccagctcagACCTGGGGCCCCTACCTCCCTACAGACAGAGCCACAAGGTAATCCTGAAGGCAATCACGGAGGTGAAGGGGACAGCTGCCCCCACGGCAGCCCTCAGGGCCCGCTGGCCCCACCTGCCAGCCCTGGCCCTTTTGCTACCAGATCCCCGCTTTTCATCTTTATGAGAAGATCCTCCCTGCTGTCTCGATCCTCCAGTGGGTATTTCTCTTTTGACACAGACAGGAGCCCAGCACCCATGAGTTGTGACAAATCAACACAAACCCCAAGTCCTCCTTGCCAGGCCTTCAACCACTATCTCAGTGCAATGG
- the BCL2L11 gene encoding bcl-2-like protein 11 isoform 7 (isoform 7 is encoded by transcript variant 7) — MAKQPSDVSSECDREGRQLQPAERPPQLRPGAPTSLQTEPQGNPEGNHGGEGDSCPHGSPQGPLAPPASPGPFATRSPLFIFMRRSSLLSRSSSGYFSFDTDRSPAPMSCDKSTQTPSPPCQAFNHYLSAMGIFE, encoded by the coding sequence atgGCAAAGCAACCTTCTGATGTAAGTTCTGAGTGTGACCGAGAAGGTAGACAATTGCAGCCTGCggagaggcctccccagctcagACCTGGGGCCCCTACCTCCCTACAGACAGAGCCACAAGGTAATCCTGAAGGCAATCACGGAGGTGAAGGGGACAGCTGCCCCCACGGCAGCCCTCAGGGCCCGCTGGCCCCACCTGCCAGCCCTGGCCCTTTTGCTACCAGATCCCCGCTTTTCATCTTTATGAGAAGATCCTCCCTGCTGTCTCGATCCTCCAGTGGGTATTTCTCTTTTGACACAGACAGGAGCCCAGCACCCATGAGTTGTGACAAATCAACACAAACCCCAAGTCCTCCTTGCCAGGCCTTCAACCACTATCTCAGTGCAATGG
- the BCL2L11 gene encoding bcl-2-like protein 11 isoform X1, with protein MAKQPSDVSSECDREGRQLQPAERPPQLRPGAPTSLQTEPQGNPEGNHGGEGDSCPHGSPQGPLAPPASPGPFATRSPLFIFMRRSSLLSRSSSGYFSFDTDRSPAPMSCDKSTQTPSPPCQAFNHYLSAMVVILEDIGDLSLCFGFIFTGLDLYGHHHSQDTEQLNHKDFS; from the exons atgGCAAAGCAACCTTCTGATGTAAGTTCTGAGTGTGACCGAGAAGGTAGACAATTGCAGCCTGCggagaggcctccccagctcagACCTGGGGCCCCTACCTCCCTACAGACAGAGCCACAAGGTAATCCTGAAGGCAATCACGGAGGTGAAGGGGACAGCTGCCCCCACGGCAGCCCTCAGGGCCCGCTGGCCCCACCTGCCAGCCCTGGCCCTTTTGCTACCAGATCCCCGCTTTTCATCTTTATGAGAAGATCCTCCCTGCTGTCTCGATCCTCCAGTGGGTATTTCTCTTTTGACACAGACAGGAGCCCAGCACCCATGAGTTGTGACAAATCAACACAAACCCCAAGTCCTCCTTGCCAGGCCTTCAACCACTATCTCAGTGCAATGG tagtCATCCTAGAGGATATAGGTGATCTTTCACTGTGCTTTGGATTTATATTTACTGGCTTAGATTTGTATGGCCACCACcatagtcaagatacagaacaacTCAACCACAAGGATTTCTCATGA
- the BCL2L11 gene encoding bcl-2-like protein 11 isoform X5 — MAKQPSDVSSECDREGRQLQPAERPPQLRPGAPTSLQTEPQGNPEGNHGGEGDSCPHGSPQGPLAPPASPGPFATRSPLFIFMRRSSLLSRSSSGYFSFDTDRSPAPMSCDKSTQTPSPPCQAFNHYLSAMANWD, encoded by the exons atgGCAAAGCAACCTTCTGATGTAAGTTCTGAGTGTGACCGAGAAGGTAGACAATTGCAGCCTGCggagaggcctccccagctcagACCTGGGGCCCCTACCTCCCTACAGACAGAGCCACAAGGTAATCCTGAAGGCAATCACGGAGGTGAAGGGGACAGCTGCCCCCACGGCAGCCCTCAGGGCCCGCTGGCCCCACCTGCCAGCCCTGGCCCTTTTGCTACCAGATCCCCGCTTTTCATCTTTATGAGAAGATCCTCCCTGCTGTCTCGATCCTCCAGTGGGTATTTCTCTTTTGACACAGACAGGAGCCCAGCACCCATGAGTTGTGACAAATCAACACAAACCCCAAGTCCTCCTTGCCAGGCCTTCAACCACTATCTCAGTGCAATGG CTAACTGGGACTAG
- the BCL2L11 gene encoding bcl-2-like protein 11 isoform 9 (isoform 9 is encoded by transcript variant 9), with the protein MAKQPSDVSSECDREGRQLQPAERPPQLRPGAPTSLQTEPQDRSPAPMSCDKSTQTPSPPCQAFNHYLSAMVVILEDIGDLSLCFGFIFTGLDLYGHHHSQDTEQLNHKDFS; encoded by the exons atgGCAAAGCAACCTTCTGATGTAAGTTCTGAGTGTGACCGAGAAGGTAGACAATTGCAGCCTGCggagaggcctccccagctcagACCTGGGGCCCCTACCTCCCTACAGACAGAGCCACAAG ACAGGAGCCCAGCACCCATGAGTTGTGACAAATCAACACAAACCCCAAGTCCTCCTTGCCAGGCCTTCAACCACTATCTCAGTGCAATGG tagtCATCCTAGAGGATATAGGTGATCTTTCACTGTGCTTTGGATTTATATTTACTGGCTTAGATTTGTATGGCCACCACcatagtcaagatacagaacaacTCAACCACAAGGATTTCTCATGA
- the BCL2L11 gene encoding bcl-2-like protein 11 isoform 16 (isoform 16 is encoded by transcript variant 16): MAKQPSDVSSECDREGRQLQPAERPPQLRPGAPTSLQTEPQDRSPAPMSCDKSTQTPSPPCQAFNHYLSAMGIFE; encoded by the exons atgGCAAAGCAACCTTCTGATGTAAGTTCTGAGTGTGACCGAGAAGGTAGACAATTGCAGCCTGCggagaggcctccccagctcagACCTGGGGCCCCTACCTCCCTACAGACAGAGCCACAAG ACAGGAGCCCAGCACCCATGAGTTGTGACAAATCAACACAAACCCCAAGTCCTCCTTGCCAGGCCTTCAACCACTATCTCAGTGCAATGG
- the BCL2L11 gene encoding bcl-2-like protein 11 isoform 5 (isoform 5 is encoded by transcript variant 5), which produces MAKQPSDVSSECDREGRQLQPAERPPQLRPGAPTSLQTEPQVSLCHPGWSALVRSWLTATSNSQVQAVLLPQPPK; this is translated from the exons atgGCAAAGCAACCTTCTGATGTAAGTTCTGAGTGTGACCGAGAAGGTAGACAATTGCAGCCTGCggagaggcctccccagctcagACCTGGGGCCCCTACCTCCCTACAGACAGAGCCACAAG tctcactctgtcacccaggctggagtgcactggtgcgatcttggctcactgcaacctccaactcccaagttcaagcggttctcctgcctcagcctcccaagtag
- the BCL2L11 gene encoding bcl-2-like protein 11 isoform 8 (isoform 8 is encoded by transcript variant 8): MAKQPSDVSSECDREGRQLQPAERPPQLRPGAPTSLQTEPQGIFE, encoded by the coding sequence atgGCAAAGCAACCTTCTGATGTAAGTTCTGAGTGTGACCGAGAAGGTAGACAATTGCAGCCTGCggagaggcctccccagctcagACCTGGGGCCCCTACCTCCCTACAGACAGAGCCACAAG